The proteins below come from a single Tistrella mobilis genomic window:
- a CDS encoding efflux RND transporter permease subunit, which produces MILSDVSIKRPVFATVLSLLLVVLGLSAAIRLAVREYPDVDTPEVSISTAYRGAPASLVETQITEIVEGAVSGIEGIRSMRSVSRDGRSYVSIEFNVDRDLEAATNDVRDKVAQVMDDLPETADQPIISKADADARAMLWVTLTSDARDSLALTDYADRYIVDRLSVVPGVASVYIGGERRYAMRIWIDRQALAARGLTVTDITAALNRENLELPAGSIETTNREVTIRTDTRFAGEDDFRRLILAGGTDGSPIRLGDVARVEVGAEDYKNEIRSNGMSGIGIGVIRQSKANTLDVANGVRAEIEQIRTSLPPDIRVAYSYDESLFISEAIYEVMHALVIALLLVVGIIFIFLRSIAATLVPAVAIPVSVIASLTVLGALGFSINVLTLLALVLAIGLVVDDAIVVLENIHRRIEEGEPPLLASLRGSRQIAFAVIATTLVLIAVFVPISFMEGRTGRLFGEFGIAMAASVAFSMLVALTLTPMMCSKLLRAPGKANAAERLSQRFFDGMNRVYDRILGWAMAAKLVVIAIAIGISVVAGILYDVIPREFAPTEDRGSFIVVVQAPKGASYDYTSRNVEKVEEILRPLVDRGVASIVFTIVSPGSNRPSPVDRAFVIVRLAPWSERDVRQADLVREVLPKLSAVPGVRAVPVNPPGLGQRGFSDPLEVVVAGLDREDVKAWSDIMLRRLQDNPQLTNVNSDYEETKPQLDVSVDRERAAALGITAQEIGGTLEVMFGSRTVTRFEDRGEQYDVVLQAADADRAAARDLSNVFVRAGTDGSLVPLSNLVRMEEVAVPPELRRVDRLPAITIEAGLAEGYGLGNAIEEVRRIAAEELPTAARVTFDGQSREYVDAGAGVMIVFALAILIVFLVLAAQFESWIHPVIILLAVPVGLTGGLAGVWLSGGSFNIYSQIGMVMLVGLMAKNGILIVEFANQLRDEEGLSPAAAARKSAVLRLRPILMTTIATVLGAVPLAMGHGAGVESRSALAVVVIGGMSLATMMTLFLVPVLYAMLAGFTRPAGSIAKRLTELDRNHPSAHVGAEGHGGEDGTAARETGPGRPLPGPGE; this is translated from the coding sequence ATGATCCTGTCGGACGTCTCCATCAAGCGCCCGGTCTTCGCGACCGTCCTGTCGCTGCTGCTCGTGGTTCTGGGCCTGTCCGCCGCCATCCGCCTGGCGGTGCGCGAATACCCGGATGTCGACACGCCGGAAGTGTCGATCTCCACCGCCTATCGCGGCGCGCCGGCCTCTCTGGTCGAAACCCAGATCACCGAAATCGTCGAGGGCGCGGTCAGCGGCATCGAGGGCATCCGCAGCATGCGCTCGGTCAGCCGCGACGGCCGGTCCTATGTCTCGATCGAATTCAATGTCGACCGCGACCTGGAAGCCGCGACGAACGACGTGCGCGACAAGGTCGCCCAGGTGATGGACGACCTGCCCGAGACCGCCGATCAGCCGATCATCTCCAAGGCCGATGCCGATGCCCGGGCGATGCTGTGGGTGACGCTGACCTCGGATGCGCGGGATTCGCTGGCCCTCACCGACTATGCCGACCGCTATATCGTCGACCGGCTGTCGGTGGTGCCGGGCGTCGCCTCGGTCTATATCGGCGGCGAGCGGCGCTATGCGATGCGGATCTGGATCGACCGGCAGGCGCTGGCGGCGCGCGGGCTGACCGTCACCGACATCACCGCCGCGCTCAACCGCGAGAATCTGGAACTCCCGGCCGGCAGCATCGAGACCACCAATCGCGAGGTCACGATCCGCACCGACACCCGCTTCGCCGGCGAGGATGATTTCCGCCGCCTGATCCTGGCCGGCGGCACCGATGGCAGCCCGATCCGGCTGGGCGATGTCGCCCGGGTGGAGGTCGGCGCCGAAGACTACAAGAACGAGATCCGCTCCAACGGCATGTCGGGCATCGGCATCGGCGTGATCCGCCAGTCGAAGGCCAATACGCTCGACGTCGCCAATGGCGTGCGGGCCGAGATCGAGCAGATCCGCACCAGCCTGCCCCCGGACATCCGGGTCGCCTATTCCTATGACGAGAGCCTGTTCATCTCGGAAGCGATCTACGAGGTGATGCATGCGCTGGTGATCGCGCTGCTGCTGGTGGTCGGCATCATCTTCATCTTCCTGCGCTCGATCGCGGCAACGCTGGTGCCGGCTGTGGCGATCCCGGTCTCGGTGATCGCCTCGCTCACCGTGCTGGGCGCGCTCGGCTTTTCGATCAACGTGCTGACCCTGCTGGCGCTGGTGCTGGCGATCGGGCTGGTGGTCGACGACGCGATCGTGGTGCTGGAGAACATCCATCGCCGCATCGAGGAAGGCGAACCGCCGCTGCTCGCCTCGCTGCGCGGCTCGCGCCAGATCGCCTTCGCGGTGATCGCGACCACGCTGGTTCTGATCGCGGTCTTCGTGCCGATCTCGTTCATGGAGGGGCGCACCGGCCGGCTGTTCGGCGAATTCGGCATCGCCATGGCGGCCTCGGTCGCCTTCTCGATGCTGGTCGCGCTGACCCTGACGCCCATGATGTGCAGCAAGCTGCTGCGCGCACCGGGCAAGGCCAATGCCGCCGAGCGGCTGAGCCAGCGCTTCTTCGACGGCATGAACCGGGTCTATGACCGCATCCTGGGCTGGGCGATGGCGGCGAAGCTGGTGGTGATCGCGATCGCGATCGGCATTTCGGTGGTCGCCGGCATCCTCTACGACGTCATCCCCCGCGAATTCGCGCCCACCGAAGACCGTGGCAGCTTCATCGTGGTCGTCCAGGCCCCCAAGGGGGCGAGCTACGACTACACCAGCCGCAATGTCGAAAAGGTGGAAGAGATCCTGCGGCCGCTGGTCGATCGCGGTGTCGCCTCGATCGTCTTCACCATCGTCTCCCCCGGCTCCAACCGCCCCTCGCCGGTGGATCGCGCCTTCGTGATCGTGCGCCTGGCGCCCTGGTCGGAGCGCGATGTCCGCCAGGCCGATCTGGTGCGCGAGGTGTTGCCCAAACTCTCGGCGGTGCCGGGCGTGCGGGCGGTGCCGGTCAACCCGCCGGGGCTGGGCCAGCGCGGGTTTTCGGATCCGCTGGAAGTGGTGGTCGCCGGGCTCGACCGCGAGGACGTGAAGGCCTGGAGCGACATCATGCTCCGCCGGCTGCAGGACAATCCGCAGCTGACCAACGTCAACAGCGACTATGAAGAGACCAAGCCCCAGCTCGACGTCTCGGTCGACCGCGAGCGGGCGGCCGCCCTCGGCATCACGGCCCAAGAGATCGGCGGGACGCTGGAGGTGATGTTCGGCAGCCGGACCGTCACCCGCTTCGAGGATCGCGGCGAACAGTACGACGTGGTCCTCCAGGCCGCCGATGCCGATCGTGCCGCGGCGCGCGACCTCTCCAACGTCTTCGTGCGCGCCGGCACCGACGGCTCGCTGGTGCCGCTGTCCAATCTGGTGCGCATGGAAGAGGTGGCGGTGCCGCCCGAACTGCGCCGCGTCGACCGCCTGCCCGCCATCACCATCGAAGCCGGCCTCGCCGAAGGCTATGGTCTCGGCAATGCGATCGAAGAGGTCCGCCGGATCGCCGCCGAGGAACTGCCGACGGCTGCCCGCGTCACTTTCGATGGCCAGTCGCGCGAATATGTCGATGCCGGCGCCGGCGTAATGATCGTCTTCGCGCTCGCCATTCTGATCGTGTTCCTGGTGCTGGCGGCCCAGTTCGAAAGCTGGATCCACCCGGTGATCATCCTGCTGGCGGTGCCGGTGGGGCTGACGGGGGGCCTGGCCGGCGTCTGGCTGTCGGGCGGCAGCTTCAACATCTACAGCCAGATCGGCATGGTGATGCTGGTCGGGCTGATGGCCAAGAACGGCATCCTGATCGTCGAATTCGCCAACCAGCTCCGCGACGAAGAGGGCCTGTCGCCGGCCGCCGCCGCCCGGAAATCGGCCGTGCTGCGCCTGCGCCCGATCCTGATGACGACGATCGCGACCGTGCTGGGCGCGGTGCCGCTGGCCATGGGCCATGGCGCCGGTGTGGAAAGCCGCAGCGCACTGGCGGTGGTGGTGATCGGCGGCATGTCGCTCGCCACCATGATGACCCTGTTCCTGGTGCCGGTGCTCTATGCGATGCTGGCGGGCTTCACCCGCCCGGCGGGCTCGATCGCAAAGCGCCTGACCGAGCTTGACCGCAACCACCCTTCGGCCCATGTCGGTGCCGAGGGCCATGGCGGTGAAGATGGCACCGCCGCCCGCGAAACCGGGCCAGGCCGCCCGTTGCCCGGCCCCGGGGAATGA
- a CDS encoding SDR family oxidoreductase, with translation MTTSPTSRPADGARPLPALPRAALVTGGARRIGRRIALDLAADGYAVAVHYNGSAGAAEAVSAEIRNGGGRAVALKADLAVEDEVATLMPRAVDALGPIGVLVNNASTFEYDAVTTATRESWDFHMEVNLRAPFVLSQGFVQQLPAAAGGAIINLIDQRVWNLTPHFMTYTVSKAGLWTLTRTLAMALAPRIRVNAIGPGPTLASIHQDDAGFREQCEKMPLRRGTSPEEISEAVRFLIGAQAMTGQMLALDGGQHLGWAQPPHAHDAALD, from the coding sequence ATGACCACCAGCCCGACATCACGTCCCGCAGACGGGGCCCGCCCCCTGCCCGCCCTGCCGCGCGCCGCCCTCGTCACCGGCGGGGCCAGGCGGATCGGCCGGCGCATCGCGCTGGACCTCGCCGCCGACGGCTATGCGGTCGCGGTGCATTACAACGGCTCGGCCGGGGCGGCCGAGGCGGTGTCGGCCGAGATCCGGAACGGCGGCGGCCGGGCGGTGGCGCTGAAGGCCGATCTGGCGGTGGAGGACGAGGTCGCCACGCTGATGCCGCGCGCCGTCGATGCGCTGGGGCCGATCGGGGTGCTGGTCAACAATGCCTCGACCTTCGAATACGACGCCGTCACCACGGCCACTCGCGAAAGCTGGGATTTTCATATGGAGGTCAACCTGCGGGCGCCGTTCGTGCTGTCGCAGGGCTTCGTGCAGCAGCTGCCGGCCGCGGCCGGTGGCGCGATCATCAACCTGATCGACCAGCGGGTCTGGAATCTGACGCCCCATTTCATGACCTACACGGTCAGCAAGGCCGGGCTGTGGACGCTGACCCGCACCCTGGCGATGGCGCTGGCCCCGCGGATCCGGGTGAACGCGATCGGCCCCGGCCCGACGCTCGCCAGCATTCACCAGGATGATGCCGGCTTCCGCGAGCAGTGCGAGAAGATGCCGCTCCGGCGCGGCACCTCGCCCGAGGAGATTTCCGAGGCGGTGCGCTTCCTGATCGGTGCCCAGGCGATGACCGGGCAGATGCTGGCACTGGATGGCGGCCAGCATCTGGGCTGGGCCCAACCGCCCCATGCACATGATGCGGCACTGGACTGA
- a CDS encoding dihydroneopterin aldolase, with product MTDPIQLRAVPQPDHRPSRRRLFIRDLVIACDIGVHAHEHGQPQRVAFNIDLTLRDDGPPPADDLSCVLSYEDLVVGIRALAGSGHVNLVETLAERVAALCFSDDRVLVARIRIEKLDVFHDAAGVGVEIERMRA from the coding sequence TTGACCGATCCGATCCAATTGCGTGCCGTCCCCCAGCCGGACCACCGGCCGTCGCGACGCCGCCTGTTCATCCGCGATCTGGTGATCGCCTGCGATATCGGCGTCCATGCGCATGAACATGGGCAGCCGCAGCGGGTGGCGTTCAACATCGACCTCACGCTGCGCGACGACGGCCCGCCGCCGGCGGATGATCTGTCCTGCGTGCTGTCCTATGAGGATCTGGTGGTCGGCATCCGGGCGCTTGCCGGCAGCGGACACGTCAATCTGGTCGAGACCCTCGCCGAACGCGTGGCTGCCCTGTGTTTTTCGGACGATCGCGTGCTGGTGGCGCGAATCCGGATCGAGAAGCTCGACGTGTTCCACGATGCCGCCGGCGTCGGTGTGGAAATCGAGCGTATGCGCGCCTGA
- the uvrC gene encoding excinuclease ABC subunit UvrC — protein sequence MTERPEDIHRPAAAETAQSAPAATPSAESGAEDIVWEGDAAALDTPALTRLLTRRTAAPEDAAMPAADGDAEDDAEDGDETGDAEDDDAAGTASGDAPTADAPWEDAPSEDASPGRPQRSRRPRHEQGDPGWVRLEPGEAEDDGADGDDAAEDDPDDGPAAPADAPAPTAAAPEATDGPAPTARPLSRHPQLRTGRGAILAALKTMPDSPGVYRMLDGHGDVLYVGKAKHLKRRVASYTRINQLQPRLMRMVAETRTMEIVTTASEAEALLLEANLIKRLRPRFNVLLRDDKSFPYILITGDHDFPQILKHRGARNRKGEYFGPFASAGAVNETLAVLEKAFLLRNCSDSVFESRSRPCLQYQIKRCSAPCCAYVDRESYGRLVAEARDFLRGRSAGVRQAMQDRMAEAANDLDFETAAVYRDRIKALARVTATQGINFQGLEDVDVVAIAEEGGQSCIQVFFFRGGQNYGNRAYFPANEAGSTAAEVLSAFLGQFYADKLPPREVVLDREPDEADLVAQALSVRAGHKVRLTVPRRGDKLQAVTHAATNAREALGRKLAETSSQKRLLEGTRTVFGLERAPQRIEVYDNAHISGTHAVCGMIVAGPEGFDRRSYRSFTIRDIDPAKAGGDDYAMMREVMRRRFGRLARELDEAGGETDRVAGWPDLVLLDGGEGQLQTGTEELEAAGLTGRIMVAAIAKGPDRDAGRERFFLPGRAPFRLPERDPVLYFLQRLRDEAHRFAGGQHRAKRSRAIGTSALDEIPGIGPKRKKALLHHFGSAKAVEAASLTDIARVEGISTAVARQIYGFFHPEG from the coding sequence ATGACCGAGCGGCCCGAAGATATCCACCGCCCCGCTGCCGCAGAGACGGCCCAATCCGCCCCTGCCGCGACCCCGTCGGCGGAGAGCGGGGCCGAGGACATCGTCTGGGAAGGCGATGCGGCCGCACTCGACACGCCGGCCCTCACCCGCCTTCTGACCCGCCGCACTGCAGCACCCGAAGATGCGGCGATGCCCGCCGCCGACGGCGACGCCGAAGACGATGCGGAGGATGGCGACGAGACCGGGGATGCGGAGGACGACGACGCTGCCGGGACCGCGTCGGGGGATGCCCCGACGGCGGATGCGCCATGGGAGGACGCGCCATCGGAGGATGCGTCACCGGGCCGGCCCCAGCGCAGCCGCCGGCCGCGCCACGAACAGGGTGATCCGGGCTGGGTGCGTCTGGAACCGGGCGAGGCGGAGGATGACGGCGCCGACGGCGACGACGCTGCCGAAGACGACCCGGACGACGGACCGGCCGCGCCGGCAGACGCCCCGGCGCCGACGGCCGCGGCCCCTGAGGCCACGGACGGGCCGGCGCCGACCGCCCGCCCCCTCTCCCGCCACCCGCAGCTGCGGACGGGCCGTGGGGCCATCCTGGCGGCGCTGAAGACCATGCCCGACAGCCCCGGGGTCTATCGGATGCTCGACGGCCATGGCGACGTGCTCTATGTCGGCAAGGCCAAGCATCTGAAGCGGCGGGTGGCGAGCTATACCCGGATCAACCAGCTGCAGCCGCGCCTGATGCGGATGGTGGCCGAGACCCGGACCATGGAGATCGTCACCACCGCCTCGGAGGCCGAGGCGCTGCTGCTGGAAGCCAATCTGATCAAGCGCCTGCGCCCGCGCTTCAACGTGCTGCTGCGCGACGACAAGAGCTTCCCCTACATCCTGATCACCGGCGATCACGACTTCCCGCAGATCCTGAAGCATCGGGGCGCCCGCAACCGCAAGGGCGAGTATTTCGGCCCCTTCGCCAGCGCCGGCGCGGTCAACGAAACCCTGGCGGTGCTGGAAAAGGCTTTCCTGCTGCGCAACTGCTCGGATTCGGTGTTCGAAAGCCGCAGCCGGCCCTGCCTGCAATACCAGATCAAGCGCTGCAGCGCGCCGTGCTGCGCCTATGTCGACCGCGAGAGCTATGGCCGGCTGGTGGCCGAGGCCCGTGACTTCCTGCGCGGGCGTTCGGCCGGCGTCCGCCAGGCGATGCAGGACCGCATGGCCGAGGCGGCGAACGATCTGGATTTCGAAACCGCCGCAGTCTATCGCGACCGGATCAAGGCGCTTGCCCGCGTCACCGCCACCCAGGGAATCAATTTCCAGGGGCTGGAGGATGTCGACGTGGTGGCGATCGCCGAAGAGGGCGGCCAGAGCTGCATTCAGGTGTTCTTCTTCCGCGGCGGCCAGAACTATGGCAACCGGGCCTATTTCCCGGCCAACGAGGCCGGCAGCACGGCGGCCGAGGTGCTCTCGGCCTTCCTCGGCCAGTTCTATGCCGACAAGCTGCCGCCGCGAGAGGTGGTGCTGGACCGCGAGCCCGACGAGGCCGATCTGGTCGCCCAGGCGCTGTCGGTGCGGGCCGGCCACAAGGTGCGGCTGACCGTGCCCCGGCGCGGCGACAAGCTCCAGGCGGTCACCCATGCCGCCACCAATGCCCGCGAGGCGCTGGGCCGCAAGCTGGCCGAGACCTCCAGCCAGAAGCGGCTGCTGGAAGGCACGCGCACCGTCTTCGGCCTGGAGCGGGCGCCGCAGCGGATCGAGGTTTACGACAACGCCCATATCTCGGGCACGCATGCCGTCTGCGGCATGATCGTGGCGGGCCCCGAGGGCTTCGACCGCCGGTCCTATCGCAGCTTCACCATCCGCGACATCGACCCGGCCAAGGCCGGCGGCGACGATTATGCGATGATGCGCGAGGTGATGCGCCGCCGCTTCGGCCGGCTTGCCCGCGAGCTGGACGAGGCCGGCGGCGAGACCGACCGCGTCGCCGGCTGGCCCGATCTGGTGCTGCTCGACGGTGGCGAGGGCCAGTTGCAGACCGGCACCGAAGAACTGGAGGCGGCGGGGCTGACCGGCCGGATCATGGTCGCCGCCATCGCCAAGGGCCCCGACCGCGATGCCGGGCGCGAACGCTTTTTCCTGCCCGGCCGCGCGCCCTTCCGCCTGCCCGAACGCGACCCGGTGCTGTATTTCCTGCAACGTCTGCGCGACGAGGCGCACCGTTTCGCCGGCGGTCAGCATCGCGCGAAGCGCAGCCGCGCCATCGGCACCTCGGCGCTGGACGAGATCCCGGGGATCGGGCCGAAGCGCAAGAAGGCGCTGCTGCACCATTTCGGCTCGGCCAAGGCGGTGGAGGCGGCGAGCCTGACCGACATCGCCCGGGTCGAGGGCATCTCCACCGCCGTCGCCCGCCAGATCTACGGCTTCTTCCATCCCGAAGGCTGA
- the pgsA gene encoding CDP-diacylglycerol--glycerol-3-phosphate 3-phosphatidyltransferase, producing the protein MRQSLPNILTLSRIVVIPFFIAGFALDAPAGAWVTFGLFAAASVTDWFDGWLARRWGVVSAVGRFLDPIADKLLVTAALLMLVADGRAHPLPALIILCREILISGLREHLAGDRIAVPVSKLAKWKTTVQMIAIAILLLLPALGGWAWWAGETLLWLAAVLTVVTGWSYMQGGMRHLLAADRR; encoded by the coding sequence ATGCGCCAGAGCCTGCCCAACATTCTCACCCTGTCGCGGATTGTGGTGATCCCGTTCTTCATCGCCGGCTTCGCGCTCGATGCGCCGGCGGGTGCCTGGGTCACCTTCGGCCTGTTCGCCGCCGCTTCCGTCACCGACTGGTTCGACGGCTGGCTGGCGCGGCGCTGGGGTGTGGTCTCGGCGGTGGGCCGGTTTCTGGATCCCATCGCCGACAAGCTGCTGGTCACCGCCGCCCTGCTGATGCTGGTTGCCGACGGCCGCGCCCATCCCCTGCCCGCGCTGATCATCCTCTGCCGCGAGATCCTGATTTCCGGGCTGCGGGAGCATCTGGCCGGCGATCGGATCGCGGTGCCGGTTTCGAAACTCGCCAAGTGGAAGACCACGGTGCAGATGATCGCCATCGCCATCCTGCTGCTGCTGCCGGCGCTGGGTGGCTGGGCCTGGTGGGCGGGCGAGACCCTGCTCTGGCTTGCGGCCGTGCTGACGGTGGTGACCGGCTGGAGCTACATGCAGGGCGGCATGCGCCATCTTCTCGCCGCCGACCGACGCTGA